The genomic stretch TGATCACCAAGGGTGACAACCTCGCCGCCGCCGAGGCTGCGGGCGCGGACACCGTCGGCAGCGACGAGCTGATCGAGCGCATCGCCGGCGGCTTCATGGACTTCGACGCCGTCGTGGCGACGCCTGACATGATGGCTGCGATCGGCCAGAAGCTCGCGCGTCTGCTCGGGCCGCGCGGTCTGCTGCCCAACCCCAAGAGCGGCACGGTCGGCCCGGATGTGACGGGCATGGTGCGCGGCCTCAAGGCCGGCCGCATCGAGTTCCGCAACGACAAGACCGGCGTGGTGCACGCGCCCATCGGCAAGGCCAGCTTCGATCCGGCCAACCTGAGCGCGAACTTCAGCGCCCTGCTGTCCGCCCTGGAAGGGGCCAAGCCCGGCGCCGCCAAGGGCGTGTTCCTCCGCAGCGCGTACCTGACGACCACCATGGGGCCGAGCATTCCGCTGACCCTGTCGAGCGGCACCAGCGCGTGATCCACCCGGGGAAGCGGGAGTTCTCCCCTTCCCCACCCACTTCCGGCATTCCGGTGCAGCGTGATGCACCCTTCCAATACGCCCTCATTCCGGCACCAAAGACAGCGGGGACGCGCCAACGTTTAAAGATCCCGCCGAGTTGCCAGGCTGCGACCGCATGTTGCGAGACTGCTCGAGCTGCACCTGGACTTGTTCCCACCTAGGAGGTACTGCGTGGCGAACGAAAAGAACCAGCAGACCCTGGTGAGCCTGCACAAGAGCCTGACGGACATCGAGACGTTCTACGTCGTCGACTACCAGGGCCTGACCGCCGGCCAGCTGGGCAAACTGCGCAAGGACATCCGCGAGAAGGGCGGGCAGCTCATCGTTGCCAAGAACACCCTGATCAACCGTGCCCTTCAGGACGGTGGCCGTGACTTCACGGACGCCCTGAAAGGCCCCAGCGCCCTGGTGCTGGCCCAGACCGACCCCGCCGGTGTGGCGAAGGCCCTGAGCGACGCCGCCAAGAGCAACGACAAGGGCATTCCCGCCATCAAGGGCGGCTTTGTCGAGGGCAACAAGGTCGACGTGAAGGTCGTCGAGCGTCTGGCCAGCCTGGGCAGCAAGCAGCAGCTCCAGGCCGAACTGGTCGGCGTGCTCAGCGCCCACCTGTCGAACTTCGTGGGTATCCTCGAAGCCTACAAGACCAAACTCGAAGAGCAGGGCGCGTAAACCGCGCATCCCGCTCCAGCATTACCCAATCCACTTCCGGAGGACACAACAATGGCTTACGACAAACAGGCTCTGATTGACCAGCTCGGCACCCTCACCATCATGGAACTCGCGGACCTCATCGACGGTCTGAAAGAGACCTGGGGCGTTACTGCCGCCGTGGCTGCCGGCCCCGCCGCTGGCCCTGCCGCCGCTGCCGAAGAAGAGAAGACCGAGTTCGACGTCGTGCTGGTGGACGCCGGCGCGAGCAAGATCAACGTCATTAAGGAAATCCGCGCGATCACGGGCCTGGGCCTGAAGGAAGCGAAGGACATGAGCGAGAAGGGCGGCGCCCTGAAGGAAGGCATCTCCAAGGACGAGGCCGAGAAGATCAAGGCCCAGCTGGAAGCCGCCGGCGCCAAGGTCGAACTCAAGTAATCCCGGATCTCACCGGAATGCAGCCCCCGCCACAAGGTGGGGGTTTTTCATTGGTATGACACGTTTCAGGCGGCCGGCGCCCTATGTCCGCTGCCCCTGTTCCAGCACCTGCCGCACGAACACCGAAGCGTCGCGGCGCAACCGATCCACGCTGGCCCCGGGCAGATCGGCACGCGCCGCGATGTACATGCGGACGCCGTAGTCCGGGTCAGCAGACAGCGCCTCGATCAGGGCGGGCGGCAGTTCCGGCCGGGCCGCGATCCGGGCCCGCACCTGCCACGCGCCGTGATGGGCGAGGGCCGCCACATCCTCCGCGTTCAGGGCCAGGTTGGTCGCCAGCGCCACCTGGAAGTCGCTCTGTGCGTGCGTCATGGCGAAGCGGCGCAGCCAGCGGGGCGCGAGGGCGTGGCGGATCAGGGTGAGCTGCGTATCACGAGGCCAGTCGAGGATCAGGCGCGGGTGCGCGAGCCGCAGCAGGGGCAGGCCGGGATTGCCGAGCACCTCACCGGGACAGGTCGGTGCCAGTGTACGCAGGACATCGGGTGGGGTGTTCGGGTGGGCAGCGACCGCGCACCGCACGGCGTGATCGTCATGGCCAGCCAGCCGTTCCAGCTCGGCCGCCGTCATGTCTGGCGTCAGTACCGGCACGGCAGAGACGGCTCCAGGTGCTCCTGCCACAGCAGCAGCAGCCCAGCAAGGTCATCGCGCAGGGTCGCGGGAGTCACGTCACCGGGCGCCAGGGTGTCCAGCACCGTGAACTCGAACGCGTCAGCGCCGTCGGCTGTCCAGTCGTGTTGCAGGACGGCGTGGCGGTGGGTGCCGGTCTGGAGTTCAAAGCGAATACGGTTCAGGACGGCGTCCACGTTCACGCTGACCCGCAGCAGGCTGCAGCCACTGGGCCGATGCGTGATCCGGTAGATGCCCGGGCGGGCTGTGGGAACGACCGCGCTCACGTCGCTGCCTCCAGCTCGAAGGCAGGTGCGGACAGGTGCAGCACGTGCAGGCGGATGTCCTCTGGCCAGTCCTGTAC from Deinococcus sp. AB2017081 encodes the following:
- the rplA gene encoding 50S ribosomal protein L1, yielding MPKHGKRYAALVSKVDRDKQYTIDEAAALVKDIATAKFDETVEVHFRLGIDPRKSDQNVRGTVALPHGTGRTVRVAVITKGDNLAAAEAAGADTVGSDELIERIAGGFMDFDAVVATPDMMAAIGQKLARLLGPRGLLPNPKSGTVGPDVTGMVRGLKAGRIEFRNDKTGVVHAPIGKASFDPANLSANFSALLSALEGAKPGAAKGVFLRSAYLTTTMGPSIPLTLSSGTSA
- the rplJ gene encoding 50S ribosomal protein L10, whose amino-acid sequence is MANEKNQQTLVSLHKSLTDIETFYVVDYQGLTAGQLGKLRKDIREKGGQLIVAKNTLINRALQDGGRDFTDALKGPSALVLAQTDPAGVAKALSDAAKSNDKGIPAIKGGFVEGNKVDVKVVERLASLGSKQQLQAELVGVLSAHLSNFVGILEAYKTKLEEQGA
- the rplL gene encoding 50S ribosomal protein L7/L12: MAYDKQALIDQLGTLTIMELADLIDGLKETWGVTAAVAAGPAAGPAAAAEEEKTEFDVVLVDAGASKINVIKEIRAITGLGLKEAKDMSEKGGALKEGISKDEAEKIKAQLEAAGAKVELK
- a CDS encoding GIY-YIG nuclease family protein, with translation MSAVVPTARPGIYRITHRPSGCSLLRVSVNVDAVLNRIRFELQTGTHRHAVLQHDWTADGADAFEFTVLDTLAPGDVTPATLRDDLAGLLLLWQEHLEPSLPCRY